From Tachypleus tridentatus isolate NWPU-2018 chromosome 8, ASM421037v1, whole genome shotgun sequence, a single genomic window includes:
- the LOC143222547 gene encoding la-related protein 6-like has translation MVDLSVSGDLELPIDTEQGMMRDQGESISSSDSDEYVDAECDENNLIVMDSSTKSQSKAIQDLDELGSDNGVDNFKPAGNFQPPTQELVNHIIKVVEYCFSDENLLKDSFLLKHIKRNKQGYVSLKLVASFRKVKRLSKNYDVIAYSLRQSEKLDLNTEGTKVKRKSHLLMNDDRSARSIVAYNLPFSQPSTEHVKELFSKCGDVSLVRILEPTSSIPSDIKCHLPRVESSTCAVVEFVRIEAAKRATVELDSTNVHWRSMRVVPLITKKSRNIPDDANKKCDRNDKRKKEKRNRIEQLRTIESSVGSGSETDSSTGPRQRSDTGSSSSSGYLSSSPKSIEWIGHHVGKESQKQALGLSFHRNNGNRPKVEYKYVPSTTNSWIQRRRENGVSFQVHNSKLIPEGVIRLPLGPNGTKGFNWSALKSPANIPVTVC, from the coding sequence ATGGTCGATTTGTCCGTTTCTGGTGATCTTGAACTACCTATCGATACGGAACAAGGGATGATGAGAGATCAGGGAGAGAGTATTAGTTCGTCTGACAGCGACGAATATGTTGATGCTGAGTGCGACGAAAACAACTTGATCGTAATGGATAGCAGTACGAAATCTCAGAGTAAAGCAATTCAGGATCTTGATGAACTTGGAAGTGACAATGGAGTGGATAACTTTAAACCTGCAGGCAACTTTCAACCTCCCACTCAGGAATTGGTAAATCACATTATTAAAGTGGTAGAATATTGTTTCTCCGACGAAAACCTTTTAAAGGATAGCTTTCTTCTAAAGCATATCAAACGAAATAAACAAGGTTACGTTAGTTTGAAGCTAGTTGCCTCGTTTCGAAAAGTAAAGCGTCTATCTAAGAATTATGACGTTATAGCGTACAGCTTGAGACAATCGGAAAAATTGGATCTAAACACTGAAGGCACAAAAGTTAAGCGGAAAAGTCACCTACTGATGAATGATGATAGATCTGCCAGGAGTATAGTAGCGTATAACTTGCCGTTTAGTCAGCCTTCGACAGAACATGTCAAAGAACTTTTCTCCAAGTGTGGGGACGTTTCTTTGGTGAGGATTCTAGAGCCTACTAGCTCTATTCCATCGGATATAAAGTGTCACCTTCCTAGAGTAGAATCTTCTACATGTGCTGTTGTTGAATTTGTGAGAATCGAAGCTGCGAAGAGAGCGACTGTTGAACTGGACAGCACAAATGTCCACTGGCGATCTATGCGTGTTGTTCCTCTTATAACTAAAAAGTCTAGAAACATTCCTGACGACGCAAATAAGAAATGTGACCGTaatgataaaagaaagaaagaaaaacgcaATAGAATAGAACAATTGAGAACTATCGAAAGTTCTGTTGGTAGTGGCTCGGAAACTGATTCCTCTACTGGACCAAGGCAGAGATCGGACACTGGCTCTAGCTCTAGCTCTGGATACTTGTCGTCATCGCCGAAGTCCATTGAATGGATTGGTCATCATGTCGGTAAAGAATCTCAGAAGCAAGCTCTTGGTCTTTCGTTCCATCGAAATAACGGCAATCGTCCAAAGGTTGAATATAAATATGTACCTTCAACTACTAACTCTTGGATACAGCGAAGACGAGAAAATGGTGTATCTTTTCAAGTCCACAACTCTAAGTTAATACCGGAAGGAGTGATTCGACTTCCTCTTGGTCCCAATGGCACTAAAGGGTTTAACTGGAGTGCACTTAAGTCTCCTGCAAACATTCCTGTTACTGTGTGTTAA